In the Sorghum bicolor cultivar BTx623 chromosome 4, Sorghum_bicolor_NCBIv3, whole genome shotgun sequence genome, AGGGGGTTTTTTTGGAACAAAAATCTTATGCTAAAATAACGGATGCAAAGAAGAAACGAACAGCCTTAGACACGTAATGGATCTTGAAGCACTATTTCTCCACAAGTCCACAACCAACAAGTGCATTGCCACTCTGCCACATGGCTGCCCTGGTCCTATTGGACACAAACTAATACAATCGCCGGCGGTCTAGAACGAGAACTTGAAGACCATGTCGTGCCTGTACACCTGGCCAGGCCTGACGATCTGCGACGGGAACTCAGGGTGGTTCACGGCGTCGGGGTACCCCTGCGTCTCCAGGCAGAACCCCCCGTACCGCTCGTACACCGCGCCGCCTTTCCCCTTGGTGTGGTTGAGCCAGTTGGCCGTGTAGAGCTGCATCGCCGGCTGGTTGCCCCACAGCTCCAGCGCCCTGCCGGACGCGCCGTCCAAGGCCCGTGCCACGGGCCGCATCTCGCCGGGCTCCCCATCGACGACGTAGTTGGCGTCGTACCCGGGCACGCGGCCCCCGACGACGCCGCGGATGCGCGCGCCGATGGGCGTCGGCGCGAGGAAGTCGAAGGGCGTGCCGGCGACGGGCGCGGCGCCGCGGCCCGACGACGGCAGCATCTCGGCGTCCAGCGGGGTGTAGCGCGACGCGTGGAGCCGGAGCGTGTGGCCCAGCACGTCGCCGGCGCCGTGCCCGCCCAGGTTCCAGTACGTGTGCTGCAGGAGGTTCACCGGCGTCGCCCTGCCCAGCGCCGTCGCGTTCATGTGCACGCCCAGCTCGTACGGCGACAGACGGTACGTCACGTACACGTCCAGGTCACCCGGGAAACctgatcatatcatatcatatgcacGACGACATGTTACGGAACTCAagtaaagaaagaaaagattcAAATTTGTATTATATACCTTGCTCTCCGTCGAAGCTGCGATAGTATAGGGTGACGTACGGGGAGTCGCCGCCGGCGACGTACTCCTTCACCGTCCAGATGACTTTGTTGAATCCTCTGCCGCCACCTGATGAATATTATAAACAAACAGATAGAGTGTAGTGTGGCAAGCAAATATATATAAACGTAATTAATTACTAGCACTTTGAGCAAGCAGCATGGACAATATAATTTATAATCACCTTGAAGCGTATTCCTGCCGTCGTTGATGTCCAGATGGTATACTTTCCCGTCGAGTACGAACCGGCCCCTGGCTATTCTCCCTGCTACGCGCCCGGCCACCGGGCCGAAGAAAGAAGTGTCGTTCTGCTTGTCAAGACGATCAAGTTGCATTAAAACAACATCAAACACATTGGAAAGTTGGGAGCACGGCTGCAACTTGAACCACCACATGTTACTGCTAGCAGGTGTGAGTATGACTCCACATTCATGCATGTTCTTGAATATTACTGTATTGCAAGACAGATCTGTGAAGGGTACCGATTGACAGTGCTAGCtgatttcttaaaaaaaaaatgctacaaGTTGGTTTGTTCGAGAAAAATGCTGCTAGTTGCACTAGAACTAGGCATGGACGAAGCTAGCGGTGGGGCTAGAGGGGCTCTAGCCCCCTCTACCGCTGCTGATTCAGtggaactcctagtgtttttttctaattttagacacaaatttataaggtagggtgggctgagacctttatatttagatatattttgtgaattaATATAAGACTACCTAAagctaatatatttttttctattgtGAGGGGTTATAGTAAAATTAAATCGatgtagcaattttgtttagCCCGTCCTACAATTTTTTCTAGCTTCGTCCCTGGAACTAGGTGATTAGCAGTAAGGAAAAAAAACGAGATGTGCAAGTGTTATGCTTTCTTCCTGCAAAAATATGTTCGTCAAAGAGACGACGACGGCATGGTAATCCACGCATAGGAACTTCTGCGTGAAGAGAGACAAGCTAGCGCAAGAAAAATGCCATTAATTGGAGGGCTTTAAATTTGGTGATCTTACAATGTATTCAGCGATAGTGTCCTTGCCAAGGACGAAATCAGCCAAGTTCCCTGCAAATTAATTGAAACAAGGAGCTAGCCTGAAATAAATTAAAAGCCTCGGCCAAATTAAAGAACGGATAAGAAATTAAGAATCACAACGACAGAGGAGAGGGGTCACAATCACAAGACGACGAGATGAACACGAGAGAACCGAAGGTACGTACGCACCTTTGGAGTCGGGGAGATTGACCGACATGATCGTGGCGCCCcagttggtgatcttgaccGAGAAATCCCCATGCCTGAGCTCGTACACCCTAATCGTCTTCCCCGCTCCGCCGGCACCGGTGGCGGCCACCAGTGCGGAGGCCACGAGGCACAGCGCGAGGCGGAGCATCTCAGCTCTCGCCATTGCCGGACAATCAACAATGACGCTAGCTAGCAGGCGGGGTGGGGGGGGAGGTGAGCTACCAGGAGGGCAGGACTCATCACAAATTAAAGGGTGGTGGGCATTGGGCAATGTCGCAATGGCATTTGAAGGGAGACAATGGTGGGTGATCTTGACGGTTGACTTTGAAGGTTGTGCGGATCTGCTTGCATGCTCCCCCCTTCTTTATATTTGGTATTTTCTGTGCACCCCGGCCCTAAGCCCCAGCCACATGGCACCGGTTGGATTCTCAGCTCCCATCAAATGTTTTATTGCAAAGATCCCCACTCTACACATTGTTGTTGCAAAAATCACCCACCATGGGTAAATTCAATGGATTCCGCTTGTTTTCGTCAATGTAAACCTGTTAACTTAGTCTATATCAAAGACATACACTTCAACAAGTGCAATCTCAATAGTTTCTGAAGTCCCTTCTAAAAATATTGTCAATGAAAGTGTAATCATCATCACGTTAAGTTTTACTCTTTGTACTTTTTTTTCACCACTAGGTAAATGTccatgcgttgcaacgggaatatataataccacgataacatatgtatgagcgtgTGTTATACTATATTATCTAAAATAGATATCACAATCATAATGTTTCAATCAATATTATATAACTATTCACGAAAGATAGATAGTTAAAATATAACTTTAAATTTGAATGCAAAACTGAAACAACAACTCCAATTGTCGCATCACTTCATGTCTATGATACGTGAAAAATAAGGTTGCACTTCTTTAGGAATCAAGAGCTATGGAAAGATAATTATAACAAGTTTGTGTTGTAGAATACATGCTTTTTAATCTATTCTACAATTAAGAATCTAATCTCTCAATAATTGGACCAAGAAAACGTGTGACATGTGATTATCTTTCAACTGGTCACCAATTAATGATGATCCAAAAGATTTTCTAGTTCAAGATGCGACATGTGACTTCTTGCAGTAGAAGCATGTAGATAGATGACAAAAGCTGTAGTTACAAGTATCCTGCAAAAAAGTTTTTGTTAATTTTTAAAGTTAATCTACCCCTGATATCCTGAAAAATATGTATCGATGTGTGATGTATTACCTCTTTTAGAACCTTTTTATATACGATATTATTTGTGAATATATGCTTTGTCGCTTTATTCTTCTCCTTATGTTTCTCTTTCCCCTTGTTCATGTTATTCTCAACAGCCGGGACGGCTAGGATCCTAATGTTCGATCTTGCTGTAGCTCTTGATAGCGCCACATACAATTGGCCGTGCGAGAACACTAGTTCTGGCAAGTATACCCCAACTTTAGGAATAGTCTGCCCCTACGACTTGTTAATGGTCATCGCGAAGCTGAGCCAGATAGGGAACTGTTTTCGCTTAAATTGGAAAGGGAACATCTCATCGTCTGACGGGCATAAGGGTATGCGAGGCAGAAAAACCCGCTTGCCAACGTGTTGTCCTAATACAATTTCTACGTCTATGGTATTCTTTTGAAACCCTCTTATGATTAGTCTGGTACCATTACATAGTCCGTTTGCAGGGTCAATATTCCTAAGTAATATGACTGGACAACCAAGCTTTAGCTTTAAcacatgtggaggtagaccaTTGGGTGTCAAAGTGTTAAGGAATTCCTTAGGGTAGTAGTTGTGTGGATCATCCACCGCACAGTCAAAGCTATGGTACACCATCTCATTTCCGTGGAAATGACCTATCATCTTCATATTAATCATATCAACCCAGTCGTTCCGCATAGATAAGATCGCTCGAGAGGTGATATAATCTTTGCTTGACATATTCGTATTGAGGTTAGGGAATATGCAGTCAATTAGAGTATCAAGATCACTATCTTCACCGGTGTGTGGTATGCATATATCATGAGGAAGACGTATTTCATCATCAATAGTCGCCTCCTCTGATCCTCCATCGACACGCAACAAGTATTCTGCAAACCAGGGGTCACTCTTTGCCCTCATGTTGCGCACCAGTTTTAGATGTCGCATGGAATCCCAAAGGTACGACATCCGTAGCGAGGCACCAACCACCTGAGCCCTCGACCCTCTCCGAACAACGGGAAGAACTTGTCTGAAATCTCCACCAAACACCATGGTCTTCCCTCAAATGGCAGCTCTGGTCGGTCCATTATATCACGAAGACTATTATCCAGTGCCTCGACAGACTGCCTTTTTGTCATGCTAGCCTCGTCCCAAATAATGAGAGATGATGCTCGAAGTAGCTTGGCAGTACCACTCTGTTTCGTGAAGGTGCAAAAGGCCCCATTATCAATGGTGAGGGGAATCTTGAAGCGTGAGTGGGCAGTTCTACCGCCAGGCATTATTGAGGCCGCAACACCAGATGTAGTTGTTGCCACAGCAATTTTTTCTGACTGCGTATAGTAGCGAGAAGTGCTCTATACAAATAAGTCTTTCCGGTCCCACCAGGACCATCCACAAAGAAGAGACCCCCATGTTCGGTATCAATGGAGGACATAATCTCATCATATGCAGCCCGCTGCTCCTCATTAAGGGTGTTTGATAGAGCCACATCATCCTCGTTAGCCTCAATGCTAGTCTCCTCAAAAATCTCTCTAGGAATGTCATGAGAGGCATCATATGTGTCATTGATATCAGGAAGTGGATACATCTTTATATCCTTCTGCATTGACTATAGCAATTTTCGAATATCTATGAGGACCATCTACTCCACCATGATGGTGGATTGATTATTGCGCCTATAGTCCTCTGACATTGCCTCCTTGTGTTTCTCCCATAGTCCAAACACATTGCTGGGCTCAcaaaataccaatattgttgcaAAGAGCCTTCGCAGCGCATATGGCATCATCTAATTGGTTGCCTCAATGAGACTCTCATTCAATGTGTTGTCCTCTTCAATTAGGCCCCTTCTCTCTGCAGCTTCACGGAAGGTCGGTAAAATTTTGCCATCCACGGTCCTTAGGCTCTCAAAAGAGGTTGCACCTGCCACATGATTGAGGACAACCCTAAGATAGTAACGCTCCCCCTCGGCTGGATTGGCAGATACGATTCTTCTAATTTGTCGTAGTGTATCACGACGTATCCTATTTTGCCAAACTTTGCCCTGTGCTTGCCATGTATAGAACTCAGGAAAGTCCCGGTACAATATACCTCGAGCCGTTTCATCTGTCCTATTCTTCTCAAAGTACGCTGTAAGCATTGACTTGTCAGCACCTGGACGATCAAGCACTCGTCGAATCCCCTGGCGCCGGTGAAATGACACCATGTGCATGTCTGGAAGATGTAGCTGTAAGGACAAAATAGAAGGGTATCTATCACTTAAATCAAACCTGTATATCCTGCACAAGGCTTCTAGGGGGGTTACCCATCTAGCATCCCTGTACTGCTTGATCTCATCAACATTCCCTTCACTATCCTCCTTGTCATTCTCTCTCATAGCCACAGACGCCCGGTCATGACCCTTGTAAATGTACTTAAATAGGTACTTGACTGCCTTGATGCTCCCACATGCCTCAACATTGATGTGGCAGTTGAATAGACGGAGAAGATACGGGTTGTAAGGCACGACCCATCTATTGTCAAGCTCATGTCCGCGAACTTTTTCTTTTCGGCCATCTTCACGTCGTCTATAAATTGGATATGAATCTTTGCCTTGTACTATGACATCACAAAAAGGTCTAGGGTAATGGTTCTTGCAGGAATCACGACCCTTTGTGCATGGACAATCACGATTAAGCACTCCACAAGGGCCATGCATCATATGTTTGGTAACCATCTTGTATAAGACTGGGTACTTCTTCTTGTTCGGGAGCTCAGCTGAGATGAGGCGATCATACTGCTCTGGGCATGTGATCTTGTACTTCCTATCCATGATTAGCAAAAAATGTGCATGCGGCAGACCCCTCTTCTGGAACTCCACAACATAAACATGTGCGTGCACCTTTCCAAGGATATCCTTTTTTAGTAGTCTATCCTTCAACTCTTGCAGTTTTGCTCTAAAGACACGAACAACAAGATCCGAACGATCTTGTGGTGTCTGGCCTAGGTAGAGCTCACGCTTGATCTCGTCCCAGTTTGGGTTACATGTCATAGTTAAGAAGATGTCCGGTTTACCAAACCTCCGTACCAAAGCCATGGCATCCATGTACCGACGCCTCATGTCACGTGGGCCTCCAATAAATGATGAAGGCATCACTGTCCGCTTTCCAACAGCTTCTAATCTACCTTCACCAGCATGTATACTATCAACCAATCCTTGATAGTGGTCGGCCCTAATATCATCTTGATGGTTGCCTATATAATTTAATCGAGAACTCTCGATCTTGATGTACGTGTCAACTGCAAACTGCTGAAATAGACGCTTGCCGTACAGTATGGGGTTGAATATTCCTGGACGCATCTGAAACTTGTAGCAGTAGTAGTCACGCACAGACACGCATAGTCTACCAGGGGAGTCTACAAAAAATATCATGAATTAGAGTTGTTTGTAGAATAACCACTAAGGTACATCTATGCAAAGTATTTAAATTTAAATAAGAATAATAGACCTGTTTCTTCTTCTAACCCACTACGAGCCTTCTGTAGGGCATGATACTCGATGACTTCTTCCATACTAACTCCTTTCTTTGGAATATCCATGTGCCACCCAAGCTCACCCTTAGGGAAAAATAGAGGTTATGAAAGAGCATCATAACATCCATGGTATGAGCAGATACCGTGTCTACTTCTATCTTTCCCATGCAGGACAACACTATTCTGGAATTGACCAAGGAGTTCGCTTCCCTCGATCCAAACAGCAGCCACTTCTGAAGTTGATGGTACATTGTATGTTCTCTGGTCTAGTCTTTGGTCAAGGTTTAGTGTGATATGATAGTCCTCAAGGTGGTCAGCCTGTCCCACACTCCTAAGATGTTGTGAGTATgggttgtcacgaaggatggctACAAGCCTCTCAATGTCTTCCTTGTCTTTTTGGCACTTTTCTTCACGACATCATCGATAGCGGTGCTCAAGGCTTGGATCATCATCGTAGAAGTAAAGCTCAAGATGTCTTGGCTCCTTACCATCTTCTTTGCCAAATGACCTTATGTTGTGGTAGATCTGGCCATGTGCACGAAAGGTGTATATGCCACTATTTTTCTAGCTTGCAGTAGCACTATCGAGGCGACAATATAGAGAAGTGAAAGAGAAATGACTATTGAAAAACCTAATATTGTTACGAAAGTGCCTAGCATCTGTGTCATTACATGACCAAAGCCTCATAAGCTCATTAGGTACATTCAGTTCATTGAGCTCAACCTTTCTGTCGCGACAACAGAACCCACGTGGTTCATGTTCAAACCTTTTTGCATCACAGTGCTGGCAATTTGCAACATGTTTTAACATATGGGTATTTGTAGGCATGTTACTATACACCTTTTCATATTGGTCAGGTACTTCAGGGACAAAAGCCATGTCTTCCTCATGGTCATTTTCTTGGACATCGttatcatcttcatcatctaaAATGGCATTTAACACATAATAGTTTAGATAAAGCAGTGGAAGACTTGATTTCTATTCGGTCTTTGACACAAATACCTTGCCCAGCAAACAAGTATCCCTCATCCTCTTCAAATATGTCTCCCTCATCATCATCTATGACCATCAAAGATATGTAATTTAGTAGAACTACCGGTAAAAATAAACAAAGGAGTTCAAATAGTTTATACAATGTTACAAAAATAGTGTAAATTACCACTGTCATCAAAAAGTGGTGTCGTTGGTGCATCTGATGCAGGCTGAAGGCTAGGTCTTGTCCTCCCTACGATGACCATGGTTAATTTAGGTATATATAATATAGGTCACCTAAATGGGATCATGAGGCATTAGTATTTACCGTTGATGGTCAGGACTGATTGAGGCAAGGGTGTGTTATCATTCAGATGTTCTTCATCCATGCATTCATAATCATCAAACAGTGGTGTCGTCGGCGTGGCTGATGCAACATGAATGTTGGGTCCTGCACTTTCTGTTAATCACGGAATGACCATGGACCAGTTAGGTACAATATGGTATATAGGTCCCTTAAATAGGATAATGAGGCATCAGTATTTACCGTTGTTGGTCACAACTGATTGAGGCAAGGGCGTGTTAGCATCCA is a window encoding:
- the LOC8059079 gene encoding aldose 1-epimerase produces the protein MARAEMLRLALCLVASALVAATGAGGAGKTIRVYELRHGDFSVKITNWGATIMSVNLPDSKGNLADFVLGKDTIAEYINDTSFFGPVAGRVAGRIARGRFVLDGKVYHLDINDGRNTLQGGGRGFNKVIWTVKEYVAGGDSPYVTLYYRSFDGEQGFPGDLDVYVTYRLSPYELGVHMNATALGRATPVNLLQHTYWNLGGHGAGDVLGHTLRLHASRYTPLDAEMLPSSGRGAAPVAGTPFDFLAPTPIGARIRGVVGGRVPGYDANYVVDGEPGEMRPVARALDGASGRALELWGNQPAMQLYTANWLNHTKGKGGAVYERYGGFCLETQGYPDAVNHPEFPSQIVRPGQVYRHDMVFKFSF